A stretch of the Acanthopagrus latus isolate v.2019 chromosome 9, fAcaLat1.1, whole genome shotgun sequence genome encodes the following:
- the LOC119026251 gene encoding ly6/PLAUR domain-containing protein 1-like isoform X1: MRLFTVSTLLLVLVFFGSGLALQIQCYQCEEMTHDCSTPDFIVNCTVNVQDMCQKEVLVKEDGIHYRKSCASSGACLIASSGYQQFCTGKLNSVCITCCNTPLCNGPRQKKRPPPSAGVALSATRLPVFSLYVLLSSALC; encoded by the exons ATGCGGCTGTTCACCGTCTCAACTTTgctcctggtcctggtcttCTTCGGCTCAG ggCTGGCTCTGCAGATTCAGTGCTACCAGTGTGAGGAGATGACACACGACTGCTCCACGCCGGACTTCATCGTCAACTGCACCGTCAACGTGCAGGACATGTGTCAGAAGGAGGTGCTGGTGAAGGAGGACG GGATTCACTACCGAAAGTCGTGCGCCTCGTCGGGAGCCTGTCTCATCGCCTCCTCTGGCTACCAGCAGTTCTGCACCGGCAAGCTGAACTCGGTGTGCATCACCTGCTGCAACACGCCGCTGTGTAACGGGCCGCGGCAGAAGAAACGCCCGCCGCCGTCGGCCGGCGTTGCCCTGAGCGCCACGCGGCTCCCCGTGTTCTCTCTCTACGTCCTGCTGTCCTCCGCCCTGTGCTGA
- the LOC119026251 gene encoding ly6/PLAUR domain-containing protein 1-like isoform X2, whose translation MKSVTAAGGLALQIQCYQCEEMTHDCSTPDFIVNCTVNVQDMCQKEVLVKEDGIHYRKSCASSGACLIASSGYQQFCTGKLNSVCITCCNTPLCNGPRQKKRPPPSAGVALSATRLPVFSLYVLLSSALC comes from the exons ATGAAAAGTGTTAcggctgctggag ggCTGGCTCTGCAGATTCAGTGCTACCAGTGTGAGGAGATGACACACGACTGCTCCACGCCGGACTTCATCGTCAACTGCACCGTCAACGTGCAGGACATGTGTCAGAAGGAGGTGCTGGTGAAGGAGGACG GGATTCACTACCGAAAGTCGTGCGCCTCGTCGGGAGCCTGTCTCATCGCCTCCTCTGGCTACCAGCAGTTCTGCACCGGCAAGCTGAACTCGGTGTGCATCACCTGCTGCAACACGCCGCTGTGTAACGGGCCGCGGCAGAAGAAACGCCCGCCGCCGTCGGCCGGCGTTGCCCTGAGCGCCACGCGGCTCCCCGTGTTCTCTCTCTACGTCCTGCTGTCCTCCGCCCTGTGCTGA